Part of the Cohnella candidum genome, GAATCGTACCAGGCGTTCCAATGTCCGATTCCGATGAACAAAGCGATGGTCGCCAATACGGGAATGCAGAGGGGAAGCACGATTCGGACGAAAATCTGCAGGTCGTTGGCGCCGTCGATTTTCGCGGATTCTTCGACCTCGCCCGGCAGCCCTTCGATATAAGTCCGGACCAAGATCATCAGGAATACGCCGATCAGGCCGGGGAATATGAACACCCAGAAGGAATCGATCAGGCCCAGCGACTTGATGACCATGTAGGTGGGAATCAGCCCTCCGCCGAAGTACATGGTGAAGATGAAAAACAAGGTGAAAAATCTCCAAGCCACCAGCTCGCGTTTGCTGAGCGAGTAAGCCATCATGCTGATGGCCAGCACCGACAGAGGGGTTCCGAGCAGCGTCCTCAGAACGGTGACTTTGATGGAACCCATCAATTCGGTGTTGCGAAAGATTGTGGCGTAGCTTTCGAACGTGAACACCCGGGGCCACAAGTACAGACC contains:
- a CDS encoding carbohydrate ABC transporter permease, yielding MLRRFTDSDTWFDLFNYLFLAAVFVVTFYPFWNILVISLNDATDSVRGGLYLWPRVFTFESYATIFRNTELMGSIKVTVLRTLLGTPLSVLAISMMAYSLSKRELVAWRFFTLFFIFTMYFGGGLIPTYMVIKSLGLIDSFWVFIFPGLIGVFLMILVRTYIEGLPGEVEESAKIDGANDLQIFVRIVLPLCIPVLATIALFIGIGHWNAWYDSYIYTYKPELKTLQAVLVKILNQFQTGDMVSEAEKLANSSKRIPVSGESIRMAVTMVATLPIIMVYPFVQRYFVKGIMMGAIKS